Below is a genomic region from Verrucomicrobiota bacterium.
TGTTGCCTTTGACGGCGATAATTTTCTGGTGATCTGGGCGGATGCGCGCGCAGGCGCAAACCAATCCACCGTGTATGGACGCTTTGTGACGCAGGATGGCAAGCTTACCGGCTCCGAGCTGCGCCTTGGGGAAGACACTCATTATCAGGAGTTCCCGGCAGTGGCCTTTGGTGGCAGCCATTACTATGTCACTTGGCAAAGTCAGGTTGGCGATCAATTCAATGTATATGGGCGTTTGGTTGAAAAGAATGGGAGTATGGCGCAACCGTTCCAACTAAACCAGTCTGGCTCCGCGAAAGCGAACCCGATGACGCTGGCCTCCGATGGCAACCGATTTTTTGCCTTGTGGAATATCTGGCGTTCAGATCAATCAGCGTGGCTGCTTTACAGTGTCGCCATTTCCCAAGACGGCGCGCCGCTCAGCAGCGAGACTCCCACCGCGACGGATGCCGGCTCCCAAATTCACCCTTTCCTCGCCTCCGACGGCAATAATTATCTGGCCGGGTGGACGCTAATTGATACAACTACCAACCAAAGTCCCAACGCTGCTGCACAGACCTACTGCCAGTATTTCGACCATTCCGGCCTGCCGATCGGCCTTAAATTCCCCGTCTTTGCTCCGCTTGGCACCAACCAGCCATGGAGTGGCAAGGCAAGCTATGGCGTTCAAGATTATCTCGTCAACGCCACCTTGGGATACAGGACGCCCTCCAATTCGCTCCTCAATGGCGATGTGTATGCGCTCTTGGTGCCCAGAATTGGTGCCACCGAAGTCGCACCCGTCATTACCAGTCAACCGCAAAACCTCGATGCCAGCATTAGTGCGGGTGGCAATTTCTGCGTGAATGCCAGCGGTAGCGGATTGCTCGCCTACCAATGGTATAAGGACGGTGTGGCCTTGACGAATAATCTGCGCATTGCGGGGGTGACGGGCTCCTGCCTGACCATCAGCCGCCTGCAAATCACCGATTCCAGCACCAATTACTACGTCGTCATCACCAATCGCGGTGGGTCAGTCACCAGTTACCCGGTCGCCCTGACAGTGCAAGCTGTGGTCACCACCATCGCCGCTCCCAATGCTGTGGAACGGGCCACCGGCTTGGCTTATGACGGACTCAATTACCTCGTGGCTTTCCAGACCAGTCCGTCCGCCTTTGGTCTCCAACTCATGTCGCGCTCGGGCAGTTTAATCAGCAGCGTTATTCCCATGGATCAAGTCACCGGGACCATGGACGGTGATTCCGGTCCGCGCGCGTGCTTCGGCGCTGGACGTTATTTGATCGTCTGGTCCGATGCTCCGACCAACAACCTGTACGGTCAATTCGTCGAACGCAATGGCACGGCCTCGGGACCACAATTTGAAATTGCAACCAACACCGGGAGGCAATTCGCTTCTGGAATCGCCTTTGATGGTGCGAATTTCCTCGTGGTCTGGGCGGACGAACGGAATGGGGCCAATCTGCCAACCGTATTCGGACGCCTCATCAGCGCCAACGGCATCATGCAACCGGAAATGCAACTCGGTGCCAATGGCGTTTACCAGACCTACCCTGCTGTCACGTATGGCAACGGTTGTTTCTTGGTAACCTGGCAGAGCGGCTACACCAATCTGACCATGGATGCGCCCGTGAATGTCATCGGCAGGTTCGTAACCAGCAATCGCATTTCCACCCCGTTCCAAATTAACGAAACCACTTCGCTGCGTTTCAATCCGATGGCCTTGTCCTTTGACGGAAGTAAATTCCTCGCCCTCTGGAACACATGGCAAACGAACACCGCCTGGCAGGTAAATGGCCGGTTTGTCACAACCAACGGCATTGCGATCGGCAACCAGTTTCCCGTCGCCACGGGCACCGGATCGCAAATCCTTCCAGCCGTCGCCTTCGATGGGGTTGATTATCTGATTGCCTGGACGTTGACGTCCCCGGACTTTTCCACCGCGCAAACCTACTTCCAACGTTACAACATCTCCGGCAGTCCGGTTGACGACAAGTTCCAGGTGTTTACGGCACAATCCAACAGCATGCCTTGGGCGGTGAACATGCTATATGACGGGCAGCGTTATCTGGCCACCGTCACTTTGGGGCAATTCGCGACAAATCAAGCCCTGATTAGCGGTGATGTGTATGTCGCATTCATTGATCCTGCCGGCGTGGTTGCGACCCGTCCGGTGATCACCAGTCAGCCTCAATCCCAAACCTTGCGGATCAACACCAACGCCGCTTTCTGCGTTTCTGCGGTGGGAACCGCCCCGATGAGCTATCAATGGTTCAAGGATGGCCTGCGTATTTACGGTGCCACCAATCAATGTATGGTGATTCCCGCTGCAAACACCAACGATCAGGGCAACTACTGGGTTCGGGTGGCCAATGAAGGCGGTTCCGTCACCAGTTCCATCGCCTTTCTGACCATCGAAACACATGCCAGCTTGGTGGTCCAGACCTCCGGCAACGGCTCGGTGTTGCCGCAATCCACCAACACCTTGCTCGACCTGAGTAAGACCTACTCCTTCACTGCCAAACCAGCCCCCGGGTATCTGTTGACCTACTGGACCTTGAACGGTGCCGTGGTGAGTACCAACCAGACCTATACCTTCACCCTCGTTAGCAATTCCAGTTTGACGGCGTATTTCGCCATCAACCCGCAATATGTGGCCAAGGGTGACTATCTGGGTCTCTTCATGCCCGAGCCGACCAATGCCGCCGCCCCTGGCGCCTCGGTCGTACAATTCACCAACTCCGGCCTGTTGAAGCTCACCCTGACGGAGAAAGGCACATTCACGGGCAAGCTGTTGGTTGAAGGAGCCACGTTAAACTTCACGGGTAACTTTGCGCAAAACGGTTGGGCGCAAGTCAATGTGCCGCGCACCGGCAAGTCACCCCTGCAAATGGCCTTGAACCTGTTGCGCTATGATTCGGGAGTGACCGGCACGGTCAGTGACGGCGTGTGGAATTCACGTGCCGAGGCATACCTCAAGGACACGAGCACCAGTAACCAGCTCGCGGGTGCCTATACGCTCGGCCTCAGCCCAAGCGTAAACATCGCAGGCGGAGGCGAAGCCGCCATTACGGTAAGCCGCGCTGGAATCGCGCTGGTGACCGGCACCCTCCCGGAAAGCACCGTGCTCACGTACAGTGCCCCGCTGTCTGTCCAAGGGCTCCTGCCGGTGTATATACCGCTGTATGGTGGCAAAGGCATGTTGATGGGGTGGTTGAACCTTCAGAACCCTCATCCGTTCTTCATGAGTGAGCTTAATTGGCAAAAACCGGTCGCCCCAACCGACAGCTATTACACGAATGGCATTGTGGATGCGCCCTTGGCACAAGTATCGCGTTACGTTACTCCGACCAACGGCAATGTGACCGGCTGGACTTATGGTCAAATATCCTTCCATGGCGGAAATCTGCCGCCAACGAATGCGCTAGGCCAATCTTGGACCGCCTACTTCGTCGTCAGCAATGCTCAAGTCCGAGTCTGGAGTGGCAATCTGAGCAATCTGACTTTGAGCATCAATGCCGCGAGCGGCCAAATCACTGGCTCCTTTACGCATCCTGTCACCCAAAAAACCACCGCCATCAAAGGCATCCTGCACCAGCAAATTTCGTGGTTTGGCATGATGTCCTCCTCGACGTTCGGCGATGGCTGGTTCTTGGGTGCCAACGAAAGTGGCGGGTTCAGCTTATTCAGCTCGGCGGTGGAAGCTCCGCATGACCGTACCCCGAACACCCTCGCCGGGTATTACCTGCAGGTTAACCAACTCGGCGGCACCGGCCAAACCTTGGTGGTCTTTAGCTCGACCAACCGAGGCGCGTTTTCCAGCTCATGGGCTTGGGATACCAATGCCACGCCGTTCTTTTACACGTACCAGAAAACCGGCAGCAATTTGGCCGCCTTGCAAATTACGGCGCCGCATTACAGCAGTTCTTTGGCGCTCGCCTTTGCTGCGACCAATGCCACGGATATCCTGGCTACCGGAGTCGAAATCACCACCCTCCCGTCTGGACAGGTGGTGACCACTACCATCACCAACCAAATATATGTGCTCAGCACGTATGAGACGAACGCGCCAGTTTCTCTGGTATCAACCCAAGGTGGTTGGGGCGTTTACGACCTGCTAACCGGCGGCATTGAAACCCTGAGTTTCTCGTCCGATACGCGCATGGAAATCACTCTGCCCCAGACCCTGAACTCCACCGAAGCCGCCTATTCCTTCGTTCGCACCAGCCCTAATACCGGCATCCTGACCATCAAGAGTTACACCACCCTCCAACTGGATATGATCTTTACGTCCAATTACGATGCGTACGCGACCGGCACCGATTCCGACGGCAACCCTGTGCAATGGCTCATACAATGGAACGGCCCCAGAATACCGCCGATCGTTTATTTGAAGTAATTTTGGTTTCAAGAACCGATGCGGTGCAGCAAAATGGGCTAAAGATATTTAGTTTGCTATAGTATCGCTAAATTTCAAGTAGATTAGCCATCCAAAGGTGGCGTCGTCGTCTTGATATTTTCCGCTGCAGTGAGGGACATGTTTTACCGGCGGTGTTAGCCGAAGACTCATTCTTCTCCATAGCCCCGGAAGAGGCAGCCGGTTTTGCTTCTGCTGAGGGGTGGATGTCGAAATTCCTCCAGCGACTTGGCATGATGCTGCCGCAAGTCTTAAAATAGTTGTGCGATTAATTTCCCAATTGTCCAGCGCCTCTCCCGCCACCGCTGATTTAAAAAGAATTGAACAAATGTTAATTGTCGCAGAAAAAGCTCAGGTGCGCTTCCACATCACCTGCGACATGCGTTAATTACCCTCGCGTTCAATCCGGTCGAGCCGCATTTTTGTAACAGCGGTCCCAACGGGAGCAGACGGGCGGCACGGATTTGTACGCGAGTCCATCGGGGCTGGCTGGTGGAATCAGGTAATGGGGTTGTCACAGTCTTTCCACCAGTGAGGTTGAATGTGAACCCGTTTCAAGGGCACATTTAACCGGTCAAACATGTGTGGTCATAAGTCCGGTTCCAAGGGCGGGCGGATTTTATATTTTTTCGCGAGTGCCAGGCAGGCGGCCAGAGGTTTCATACCTGCCGTGCAGGTGGGATTGGAGAGCGACATGGCGGCGGCGCATACGCCGGTTAACAGGCAACGTTGTAATTCCCAACCTTCATGCAAACCGAATAATACTCCCGCGCAAAAAGCGTCTCCTGCCCCCGCCGTACCGGCGATGTATTTTCCTGGCAGGTTCAGCGAGGATTGCCAGATATCCTCCCCCTTGCGCGTCCGGGCAAAGGCGCCTTCGGGGAAATGGATGATAATGAGTTCGCGCACCCCGTGTTGAAGCAGTGCCCCGGCGGCGTGCCGAAGCGATACCGTATCAATCTTGCCATCCGCCGAGCGGGTCTTGAAGCCCGTCGTCCGGCCCGCTTCGATTTCGTTGAGGATGCAATAGTCGGTGAATTTTAGCGCAGGGGCGACAATGGTTTTAAAGCGGTCACTGTTTTCGCTGACAACATCCACGCTGGTTTTGACGTCGGCCGCTTGGGCGGCGGCGAGGATCCGGGCGGCTTTGGTGCCAAATTTAGCGTCGGGTTCGTCCAGTTTATCCAGCAGCAAGAGATAGCCGAGATGAAAAATCCGGGCCTTGCACCGGGTAAAGTCCATGTCCTTGCCATCCCACAGCGCATTCGCTCCGCGTTGGTGGAAAAAGGTGCGGCGTCCCCCCGTCTTTTCGGTCATGACGTCGGTATAGGAGGTGGGGGCCGCGTCGGTGGTCTTGAGATATTTGGTATCCACCTGGTGTTGCTGGCAATCGGCCAGGATTTTCTCGCCCAGTTTGTCCTGGCCGACCAGACCGGCGGCGGTCAGCGGGAAGGTGGCACCGAGTTTGGCCAGATCGAGCAGCACATTATAGGGCGCTCCTCCAGTGCCCTCGAACTGGCTGCCAATGTTGGCCAGATTCTCCGGCTGCGGGTACGCGTCAATCAGTTTGACCTGGTCAATAATCCAATTCCCACCGGCCAGGAGACCGTTGCGGGCGGATGTTCTTGTTGGTTTCATGAAATATTTTTCCATGATCTTCATCATGGGTCGTTTGATACACGGCCATCCTGGATGCCAGCCTGGTCAATCCAGCGTTAGCCTATGCTTATTGAATAAGTTATACGCTTGAAAAGCAAGCTGAATTTTTACCGTTTTTAAGCCCCGAAAACCAACTATCCCGCACTTTTCACCACCTGCTTGAACCGCTTTCGCTGCGGCAGGCTGAGGATGGGAAGCGTATCAGGTGATGGGGTGTGCTGGAGGTTCAGGAATAAACGGCACGAACACTATCTCGTCCTTGCCCCTGCGGATGTCCTGACAAGCGCAAACCCGGCCAGGGTAGCCGGGTTTGCGCTGAATAATGGGGTTATTGCTCAGGTGGGGATTTCCCAACCTTTGCGGCATGCTCGCCGGACCAAGTGGGAGACGTCCGCGTTTCTCGCTTTGGCAGCCGGGCCGTCCCATTCGATGGGCTTTTTCACTCCGTGCCGCAAGGCGATGCAACCGAGCAGAATGGTTTCCGTGAGGTAAGCAGCCACTTTGAATTTGGAGTACGGCATTTCCGGGTCGTTGCTGCGGATGGCGTCGAGCCATTCTTTGTAGTGGGCCTTGTGGATGCGGGGCAGGCGTTCCGGGATGTTTTTGCCAGCCTCGTGTTTATCGCCCGAGAGGAATTCCTTTTCGTCGTTCATCTTCAGGTAGAACTTGGTGCCGTAATCGTCGGGGGAGAACAGCTTGCCTTTCTCGCCCACCAGCAGACAGCCGCTGCCGGGCAGCCGACCGTCATTCATGTCCAGTACTTCTTTGGTGATGTCCGGGTGCGGGCGGAACGGTTCGACGTCTTTGTAAGCGGGATTGCCGTCATACCAGTAGAACTTGAGCGGCACCATGTCCTCGCGCTGCGGGAACTCGAACCGGATGCGGGCGGAGCGTGGATAGGTTTCCGCTTTCAGCACTTTCACCTCTTCGCACTCGATGATGCTCGGGTAACCCAGCTTCAAGGCGCGGAACGGCATGTTGACGGTGTGGCAGGCCATGTCGCCCAGCGCCCCGGTGCCGAAGTCGGTCCAGCCGCGCCAGGAGAACGGCGCGTAGTAGAAGTTGCGCTTGTTGGGTTTGCCCTTTTTATCGGTTTTACCTGCGTCGGCTTCGGGAATGCTGCCTTTGTATGGGCGGCTCTGGGCCGGGCCCAGCCATAGGTCCCAATCCAAGCCTTCCGGGATGGGATCCGCACCGGCGGGGCGT
It encodes:
- a CDS encoding carbohydrate kinase family protein, with amino-acid sequence MKPTRTSARNGLLAGGNWIIDQVKLIDAYPQPENLANIGSQFEGTGGAPYNVLLDLAKLGATFPLTAAGLVGQDKLGEKILADCQQHQVDTKYLKTTDAAPTSYTDVMTEKTGGRRTFFHQRGANALWDGKDMDFTRCKARIFHLGYLLLLDKLDEPDAKFGTKAARILAAAQAADVKTSVDVVSENSDRFKTIVAPALKFTDYCILNEIEAGRTTGFKTRSADGKIDTVSLRHAAGALLQHGVRELIIIHFPEGAFARTRKGEDIWQSSLNLPGKYIAGTAGAGDAFCAGVLFGLHEGWELQRCLLTGVCAAAMSLSNPTCTAGMKPLAACLALAKKYKIRPPLEPDL
- a CDS encoding Gfo/Idh/MocA family oxidoreductase; its protein translation is MQKFFKVYGTAQPSRRQFLKSTSLASASLLAMPYLMRSQDAAKKINIAVIGAGGKGASDTDGVASENIVALCDVDGMRLNERLKKYPNAKGFKDYRKMLEEMGASIDAVTISTPDHHHGIATAMAMKMKKHVYTQKPLTQTVYEARVLGKIAAETKVVTQMGNQGSSEDGLRRAVEVIQGGVIGKVHELHVWSNRPVWPTQGIERPAGADPIPEGLDWDLWLGPAQSRPYKGSIPEADAGKTDKKGKPNKRNFYYAPFSWRGWTDFGTGALGDMACHTVNMPFRALKLGYPSIIECEEVKVLKAETYPRSARIRFEFPQREDMVPLKFYWYDGNPAYKDVEPFRPHPDITKEVLDMNDGRLPGSGCLLVGEKGKLFSPDDYGTKFYLKMNDEKEFLSGDKHEAGKNIPERLPRIHKAHYKEWLDAIRSNDPEMPYSKFKVAAYLTETILLGCIALRHGVKKPIEWDGPAAKARNADVSHLVRRACRKGWEIPT